Proteins from a genomic interval of Alosa alosa isolate M-15738 ecotype Scorff River chromosome 8, AALO_Geno_1.1, whole genome shotgun sequence:
- the LOC125299228 gene encoding bone morphogenetic protein 2-like, translated as MVAVVRTLMVLLLHQVLIGGTSGLIPDTGRRKHAESGRQTQSQSESFLNDFELRLLNMFGLKRRPTPSKTAIVPQYMLDLYHLHSENGDHSTKRMRNVMARHAETAASRSNTIRSFHHEESLEALSSLKGRTTQQFFFNVSFIPSGESVNAAELRLFREQVLDSGDGSQGNGSMSGQQHRINVYEVFHPAKSSSGDGVDHQEALVRLMDTRLVQDSHSRWESFDVGAAVQRWTSGTTPNHGLMVEVVHPEGDSETEIDDANNNNNKNKSGSSRRHVRMSRSLHGDEDSWAQARPLLVTYSHDGQGGATMRSRREKRQAVPGRRGSAGGKPRKKHARSCRRHPLYVDFSDVGWNEWIVAPPGYHAFYCLGECPFPLAEHLNSTNHAIVQTLVNSVNGHIPRACCVPSELSPISLLYLDEYEKVILKNYQDMVVEGCGCR; from the exons ATGGTCGCCGTGGTCCGAACTCTCATGGTACTGCTGCTCCATCAGGTGTTGATAGGAGGTACGTCCGGACTCATTCCCGACACCGGCCGACGGAAACACGCCGAGTCAGGAAGACAGACCCAGAGCCAGTCGGAGAGCTTTTTGAACGATTTTGAGCTCAGACTTTTGAACATGTTCGGACTGAAACGGCGGCCAACGCCAAGCAAGACGGCCATCGTGCCGCAATATATGCTAGATCTTTACCACCTGCACTCGGAAAACGGTGACCATAGCACGAAGCGGATGAGAAACGTCATGGCCAGGCACGCGGAGACAGCCGCCAGCAGATCCAACACTATACGAAGTTTCCACCATGAAg aATCCTTAGAGGCCCTGTCCAGTCTGAAAGGCCGGACGACGCAGCAGTTCTTCTTCAACGTGAGCTTCATCCCGTCTGGGGAGAGTGTCAATGCTGCCGAGCTCCGCCTTTTCCGGGAGCAGGTCCTGGACAGCGGCGATGGTTCCCAGGGCAACGGCAGCATGAGCGGGCAGCAGCACCGCATCAATGTCTACGAGGTGTTCCACCCGGCGAAGAGCAGCAGCGGTGATGGTGTTGACCACCAGGAGGCGCTAGTGAGGCTCATGGACACCCGGCTGGTGCAGGACTCCCACAGCCGCTGGGAGAGTTTCGACGTGGGCGCCGCCGTGCAGAGGTGGACCTCCGGCACCACGCCCAACCACGGACTCATGGTGGAGGTTGTCCACCCAGAGGGGGACTCCGAGACAGAAATAGACGAcgcaaacaataataacaacaaaaacaaaagtggCAGCAGCAGAAGGCACGTGCGCATGAGCCGCTCCCTGCACGGGGACGAGGACTCCTGGGCTCAGGCGCGCCCCCTGCTGGTCACCTACAGCCACGACGGGCAGGGCGGCGCCACCATGCGCTCGCGGCGGGAGAAGCGACAGGCGGTCCCGGGGCGTCGCGGCAGTGCCGGCGGTAAGCCCCGTAAGAAGCACGCGCGCTCCTGCCGCCGCCACCCGCTCTACGTGGACTTCAGCGACGTGGGCTGGAACGAGTGGATCGTGGCGCCGCCCGGCTACCACGCCTTCTACTGCCTCGGCGAGTGCCCGTTCCCGCTGGCCGAGCACCTCAACTCCACCAACCACGCCATCGTGCAGACGCTGGTGAACTCGGTGAACGGGCACATCCCGCGTGCCTGCTGCGTGCCCTCCGAGCTCAGCCCCATCTCACTGCTCTACCTGGACGAGTACGAGAAGGTCATCCTCAAGAACTACCAGGACATGGTGGTGGAGGGCTGTGGCTGCCGGTGA